A part of Notolabrus celidotus isolate fNotCel1 chromosome 21, fNotCel1.pri, whole genome shotgun sequence genomic DNA contains:
- the LOC117804823 gene encoding intracellular protein transport protein USO1-like, producing the protein MSHFNDYDLTSEQQVDSNNMHMGEMDSLRRENRRLERSNEELEKKLLKTKKLKDVYIERSKVQRRELDKLNFYDGAGNLNKEEMSTLINSKFKHSHFRNLEEDYEELQVGHMLSQQALKEELQLEKDKCRILQEELNETKLSYLNISSRYDTEVPALRQQAGFFLHELENEKQSHADRVLEDQRHMDDMRAENDALHQKMAQDFNDLQQSAFERERDLLNELEELKIQLSLQKLCQQENQDMKKTYTISQERFAAELQLQNQKNKVLQEERESLTVSYNDLNQRYETVISTVQQQADVIQSNEDRMREYLRVISEQKAEQDALQKEIAEEVSKTEKEEEVPSQMETTSCQEEPLPEALTAKVQEEAEESKEQTSEEETSDRPAMVGLQQEEAEAVNTTQHSFWKRFRHALGLRKPKRWKKKNVGVHNSPAPSL; encoded by the coding sequence ATGTCTCATTTTAACGACTACGATCTAACCTCTGAACAGCAGGTTGATAGCAATAACATGCATATGGGAGAAATGGATTCACTCCGTCGAGAGAATCGGAGGCTGGAGCGCAGCAATGAGGAGTTAGAGAAGAAGCTGCTGAAGACAAAGAAGCTGAAAGATGTTTACATCGAGAGGAGCAAAGTGCAGAGGAGAGAGCTGGATAAACTCAATTTCTACGATGGAGCAGGAAACCTCAACAAAGAAGAGATGTCCACCCTGATAAACAGCAAATTCAAACATTCACACTTTAGAAATCTTGAAGAAGACTATGAGGAGCTGCAGGTGGGTCACATGCTCAGCCAGCAGGCCTTAAAGGAAGAGCTGCAGCTGGAAAAGGACAAATGCAGAATTCTCCAAGAGGAGCTGAATGAGACCAAACTATCATACCTAAACATCAGCTCAAGGTATGATACTGAGGTCCCTGCCCTCAGACAGCAAGCTGGTTTCTTTCTCCATGAGCTAGAGAATGAGAAACAGTCTCATGCAGACAGGGTGCTGGAGGACCAGAGGCACATGGATGACATGAGGGCTGAAAATGACGCTCTCCATCAGAAGATGGCGCAGGATTTTAACGACCTCCAGCAAAGTGCCTTTGAAAGGGAGAGGGATCTGTTGAatgagctggaggagctgaaaaTTCAACTTAGCCTCCAGAAACTATGTCAACAAGAGAACCAAGACATGAAGAAGACATACACCATCAGCCAGGAGAGGTTTGCTGCCGAGCTTCAGCTCCAAAACCAAAAGAACAAGGTTCTCCAAGAGGAACGGGAAAGCCTCACAGTTTCATACAATGACCTTAATCAAAGGTATGAAACTGTGATTTCAACTGTCCAACAGCAGGCTGACGTCATCCAGTCTAATGAAGACAGAATGAGGGAGTACCTGCGGGTCATCTCTGAACAGAAGGCTGAACAGGATGCCCTCCAAAAGGAGATAGCAGAGGAGGTCAGCAAGactgagaaagaggaagaagtgcCTTCCCAAATGGAGACCACCAGCTGCCAGGAGGAGCCCCTACCTGAGGCATTGACCGCCAAAGTCcaggaggaggctgaggagtcCAAAGAGCAGACATCTGAGGAGGAGACGTCTGACAGACCTGCCATGGTAGGACTTCAACAAGAAGAGGCTGAAGCAGTGAACACCACACAGCATTCATTCTGGAAAAGATTCAGACACGCTCTGGGGTTGAGGAAACCAAAgaggtggaagaagaagaatgtcgGTGTCCACAACTCCCCAGCCCCATCCCTCTAA